The sequence below is a genomic window from Rhodococcus sp. 4CII.
GCGACCTGCTGGAGCGCGTCGACGGCATAGCTGAGCGGGAGGATGTTGCTGATCCACTCGAGCCACGTGGGGAGCTGATCGCGCGGAACGAGCAGCCCGCACAGGAACAGTTGGGGGACGACGACCACCGGCATGAACTGCACCGCCTGGAACTCGGTGCGCGCGAACGCGCTGCACAGCAGGCCCAGCGCCACGCCGAGTATCGCGTTCAGGACAGCGATCAGTAGCACCCACGTCACGCTGCCCTCGGTGGTGAGGCCGAGGAATCCGAACGAGACGATGCAGGCGAGCGCCGCCTGCGCGGCCGCGGCCGTGGAGAACGCCGCCGCGTAGCCGCCGAGCAGGTCGAGTTTGCCCATCGGGGTGGTGAGCAGGCGCTCGAGCGTTCCCGACGTCCGTTCGCGTTGCATCGCGATCGAGGTGACGAGGAACATCACGACGAACGGGAGGATGCCGAGCATCGTGATCGCGACGCGCTCGAACAGCGACAGCTGACCGGGCGGCGCAGGCACGTTCTGGTACAGGAAGTACAGCAGCACCATGAGCAGACTGGGTACCACCAGAATCATGGCGACGGTACGGTGATCCGTGCGCAGTTGCGCGAGGATCCGGCCGGTGGTGGCCGCGAAGATCGTGACGTTCATCAGTTCTCGCTCCCGACGTGTGATGCGCGAATGAGGTTCAGGAAGGCGTCTTCGAGGCTCGTCTCACCGGTCTGCTCCCGGAGTTCGCCGGGGGAGACCTGCGCGAGAACGTAGCCGTCGCGCATGAGGAGCAGTGACGCGCAATGTTCGGCCTCGTCCATGACATGGCTCGACACGAGCAGGGTGGTCCCTGCGTCGGCGAGAGCTTCGAACCGCTCCCAGAGTTCGACGCGCAGGAGTGGATCGAGTCCGACCGTCGGTTCGTCGAGGACGAGGAGTTCGGGGCGGGCCACGAGGGCGCAGGCGAGGGAGACCCGCCCGAGTTGACCTCCCGACAGATCCGCGGCTTTCTGTGTCGCGAAGCGGGTCAGGCCTACCGCGTCGACGGCCTCGGTGACGGCACTCGACGGCTGACCGTAGAGCGCCGCGAAGTAGGCCACGTTCCTCTTCACCGTGAGGTCGGCGTACACGCTGGGCGACTGGGTGACGTAACCGACGCGGCTCCGTAACGACACCGAACCGGCGGGGGAGCCCAGCACGGTGACCGTCCCGGATTCCACGATCTGGGTACCCACGACGCAGCGCATCAGAGTGGTCTTCCCGCAACCCGACGGTCCGAGGAGGCCGGTGATGGATCCGCTCGGCACCTCGACGTCGATGCCATGAAGTACTTCGTTCTTCCCTCGCTGCACATGCAGGTCTCGAATGTCGATCGCAGGGCTGCCGCTCATGGCGTGCCTCAATTCATCACTGGGTGAATTCATTGCTTGATGAATTATGCGACCGTTTCGGTGCCCACGTCAACGGTGTGGAGAATCGGGGCGTGACCATCGATCGACTTGCCCGGGCGGAACCCGTCGACGCCGCGAAGATCGTGCTCGGTTCGACGCTGATCGTCGGCGACGTGCGCATCCGCATCGTCGAGGTGGAGGCGTACGGCGGGCAAAAGGACGGCCCGTGGCCGGATCCGGCATCCCACTCCTACCGCGGGCGGACACCGCGGAACGAGGTGATGTTCGGACCCGCGGGCCACCTGTACGTCTACCGCAGTTACGGCATGCATTTCTGCATGAACGTGTCGTACGGTCCTGTCGGGAGTGCGGGTGGTGTGCTCCTTCGTGCGGGGGAGGTGCTGGGTGGGAGCGCGGCCGTCCGGGCCCGCCGGCCCCGGGTCACCCGACCAGCGGATTGGGCGCGCGGTCCCGGCAATCTGGGGTCGGCGACCGGCGTGACCCTCGCGGAGAACGGTGCGGCGTTGTTCGAGGCCGATTCGCCGGTTCGGCTGGAGGTCGCCGAATCGGACGGCTGGGTCAGTGGTCCGCGGGTCGGGGTCAGCGCAGCCGCCGACCGTCCGTGGCGCTTCTGGATTCCGGAGTCCTCGGCCGTGTCCGCATACCGGAGAAGCCCGCGTGCGAAGCCCGCCGATGAACAGATGGGATGATCGACGCGTGACTGAGAACATCATCGACGAACTGACCTGGCGCGGGCTCATTGCCCAATCAACCGATCTGGACGCGCTGCGCCGTGATCTCGACGCCGGACCGGTCACGCTCTACGCCGGATTCGACCCGACCGGGCCGAGTCTGCATGCCGGCCATCTCGTTCCTCTGCTCGCGCTCAAGCGATTCCAGCGTGCGGGCAACCGCCCTATCGTCCTGGCAGGTGGAGCGACCGGTCTGATCGGCGATCCCCGCGACGTCGGCGAGCGGACGATGAACTCCGCCGATACGGTCGCCGAGTGGGCCGACCGGATTCGAGGTCAGCTCGAACGGTTCGTCGACTTCGACGATTCGCCGAGTGGCGCGATCATCGAGAACAACATGAACTGGACGGGCAAGCTGTCCGCCATCGACTTCCTCCGTGACGTGGGTAAACACTTCTCCGTCAACGTGATGCTGGCGAGAGACACCGTGAAGCGGCGCCTCGAATCCGACGGCATGTCCTACACCGAGTTCAGCTACATGCTGCTGCAGGCCAACGACTACCTGCACCTGCGCCGCAGCCACGGTTGCTCGCTACAGGTCGGTGGGTCCGACCAGTGGGGCAACATCATCGCCGGCGTCGAGCTGAACCGTCGCGTCGATGCCGAGTCGGTGCACGGCCTGACCGTCCCGCTCGTCACGTCCGCGGACGGCAAGAAGTTCGGAAAGTCGACGGGTGGCGGCAGCCTGTGGCTCGACCCCGAGATGACGAGTCCCTACGCCTGGTACCAGTACTTCGTGAACACCGGCGACGCCGACGTGATCAAA
It includes:
- a CDS encoding ABC transporter permease translates to MNVTIFAATTGRILAQLRTDHRTVAMILVVPSLLMVLLYFLYQNVPAPPGQLSLFERVAITMLGILPFVVMFLVTSIAMQRERTSGTLERLLTTPMGKLDLLGGYAAAFSTAAAAQAALACIVSFGFLGLTTEGSVTWVLLIAVLNAILGVALGLLCSAFARTEFQAVQFMPVVVVPQLFLCGLLVPRDQLPTWLEWISNILPLSYAVDALQQVATHPGATGDMWRDLAVVTGFALLALSLGAATLRRRTP
- a CDS encoding ABC transporter ATP-binding protein, with the translated sequence MSGSPAIDIRDLHVQRGKNEVLHGIDVEVPSGSITGLLGPSGCGKTTLMRCVVGTQIVESGTVTVLGSPAGSVSLRSRVGYVTQSPSVYADLTVKRNVAYFAALYGQPSSAVTEAVDAVGLTRFATQKAADLSGGQLGRVSLACALVARPELLVLDEPTVGLDPLLRVELWERFEALADAGTTLLVSSHVMDEAEHCASLLLMRDGYVLAQVSPGELREQTGETSLEDAFLNLIRASHVGSEN
- a CDS encoding DNA-3-methyladenine glycosylase, producing the protein MTIDRLARAEPVDAAKIVLGSTLIVGDVRIRIVEVEAYGGQKDGPWPDPASHSYRGRTPRNEVMFGPAGHLYVYRSYGMHFCMNVSYGPVGSAGGVLLRAGEVLGGSAAVRARRPRVTRPADWARGPGNLGSATGVTLAENGAALFEADSPVRLEVAESDGWVSGPRVGVSAAADRPWRFWIPESSAVSAYRRSPRAKPADEQMG
- the tyrS gene encoding tyrosine--tRNA ligase — protein: MTENIIDELTWRGLIAQSTDLDALRRDLDAGPVTLYAGFDPTGPSLHAGHLVPLLALKRFQRAGNRPIVLAGGATGLIGDPRDVGERTMNSADTVAEWADRIRGQLERFVDFDDSPSGAIIENNMNWTGKLSAIDFLRDVGKHFSVNVMLARDTVKRRLESDGMSYTEFSYMLLQANDYLHLRRSHGCSLQVGGSDQWGNIIAGVELNRRVDAESVHGLTVPLVTSADGKKFGKSTGGGSLWLDPEMTSPYAWYQYFVNTGDADVIKYLRWFTFLTAEELAELETATAERPHAREAQRRLAAEMTTLVHGEANTRAVELASQALFGRAELQDLDEPTLAAALREASVAELAPGEPASIVDLLVLSGLCDSKGAARRTIKEGGASVNNQKISSEDWTPGATDRLHGTWLVIRRGKRNFAGIKILSN